A stretch of DNA from Acidovorax carolinensis:
AATGAGCAAACCGCCCGAACCAGCGGGCACCGACAGGAAGGAATCGAGGGAAGAAAACAGATCGTGCTGCATGACCAACTCCAGTGATCGGGCGGGATTGCCCGAGACCGGAACCGGCACGCCGCAGCGCAGCGGTCACAGGTTCGAAGACGGCCGACCGGCCGCCAGCGCCCACAGGGCGCGCAGACCTTGACGGCGAGAACGGTGTGCAAGGATGAAGGGATCAGCAAGCCAGCCCCACCAAACCTGCAGGCGTGAGGATGGCAAGCGCAGCGCGCAGGCCGGGACGGCCGGAGGCGTCAGGGATCGGAGCCGAATGGCCGCGACCCACAGGGGCGCGGGGGTAGCCCGCAGAGCCCGACGGCGGCACGCCGGGACGCAATAACGAAATCGACGCACATCATCTTCGGCAACCAACACCACCGAAGACAATCCATCTAGAACAATTCGGACCCACCATGACCACAGCCGCCAAGACTGCAACCACTGCCTGGGCCTTCCGCACCCGGTTTCGCCGGGGCGCATTTGGTTGGAAAGGCACCCAGCTGGCCTTCGGCCGCATCAACGAAGCCCTGACCGAGATCCGTGCCGTGGCCCGTCACGACCCTCCCCGTGCCGCCGAAGGTGCCGTCTTGCTGCTGGAAAAGCTCTCCCCTGCCCTATGCCAGATCGACAGCTCATCGGGCGCCCTGGGCAACGCCACCTACGCCGCGGTCCAGGAACTGGCGCCCCTGATCAGCCAAGCGCCCGTGAGCGCCCCCGTTCGCCAGAAATGGCTCGACCGCCTGTTTGATGCCATCCAGGAAGACGATCCCCCCTACATCGAATCCCTCGGTGATCACTGGGGCGACCTGTGCGCAACAAAGGAACTGGCCTCCGCCTGGGCCGACCAGCTCCTGCCGACGCTGAAAAATGCACTGCGAGAGCGCAAGCGCGGCACCTACGCCTTCTTCTCCGGCACCACCCTCTGCTACAGCGCCCTGTTCAAGGCCCAGCGGCACGATCAGCTCCTGGAGTTACTGGACATGGACCCGCACCCGATCTGGCCCTACCTGGTCTGGGGCGCCAAAGTGCTGGCGACACGAGGCCAGATCGATGAAGCCATCGCCTACCTGCGTGAACGCGCAGGCAGCACCACCAGCGAGACATCCATCGCCCGCTTTGCCGAAGAAGAACTGCTCAAGGCCGGTCGCCGCGCCGAGGCCTTCAACCAGTACGCGCTGCTCGCCAATCAGGCCAACACCCAGATCGCCACCTACCGGGCCCTCGCCAAGAAGTACCCCGAACTGGCCAAAGACAAGCTGCTGGACCACCTGATCGCATCCACACCCGGCGAGCCCGGCAAGTGGTTCGCCACCGCCAAGACGCTGAAACTGTTCGAGCAGGCAACCCACCTGGCCTGGGCCTCACCGTGCGACCCCAAGACCCTGAACCGGGCCGCACGCGACCATCTCAAGACCCAGCCGGACTTCGCCATGCAATGTGCGCTGGCCTCTTTGCACTGGATGTCGCTGGGCCACGGCTACGAACTTACGGGCATGGACGTGCAGGATGCCTATCGAATTGCCATCGAGGCAGCCGCCGCCACCCAGCGAGCACAGCAAGTCCGAATGTCAATCGAACAAGTGCTCGCATCCGATAGACCCATGGCAGCCTGGCTGCAGCGATCGCTGGGAATCGTGCTGCAGACCGCGTAGCAAGTGATGGTTGGCCACCTCATCTATCAACTGATCAAACAGGTAAACGTTCACGGCCAGGCGGAAAAGCCTCCAGTTCGCTGCCATTAACCCTTCAAGGCTGGATCCTGTCATAGCCTTTTTGTCTACCCGACGACAGCTCATCACATGATCAATCAAAGACCTGAGTGCCTGCCATAGGCAGTCACAGCCTGGGTGGCGAATTCTTCCAACACCATTTTTGGGGCTGCCTCAAACGTGAGTTCGCGTCAATCTGTCGTCCGGATCTAAGCGCTACTATTGATCTGCATTCAAGTCGAACTCCAGCCAATCCCTCCCTGACCAAAGAAAGCCGACTTCTTCTTGTATGGCAGATGCGCCCTTCGGCCGTATAGAAAAGCGTCGACTTTTCCCTGTTGTCTTGAGCGACCAGGTTGCTTGGCAAGTTCCGCATTGGCAGTAGAAGTCCTGCTGCTGCTGCGCCCGCACGAATCTTGCCTGATGGCCACAAAGCTCAGCAAGAGTTGCGATCTGTTCGATGGCATCCCCGACGGCGTCCTCAACTTGCGAATTAGCTGAACCTTTGAGTGAAGCCTTCAGTTCGGCTGCTTTCTGAGCATCGACTGGCGCGAGGATCCTGACGTGGGTAGACGAAATAGATTCAAACTGTTCCGGCCAAGCCTCGGTTAGCGTTTTGGACGGCGTCGGCAACGGCCCCAGTTTTCGGCCATGACCTTGGAGCAATTGCCGCAACATCCACTCATCGATCAACTTCCCCACCTTCTCCACGACATAAAGGTCCAGCGGAGAGACAGGAAGACTCTGCGGCGATGCGACACTGGTTGGCACGCCTGGCCAACACACGATACGACCAGGCTCCAGACTCTCACTGATATTTATTGACGCGCCGAACCAGGCAATCGGTACGATCCTCAGGATAGATCCCTGAGACTGAGTTACGACCCAATCATGTCCATCACGTCGGAGTACGAAACTCCGTCCCGCCCAACTGAAGATGAAATTTCCATCCACTCTTCGCAGACCATACCGCTCAAGCGCCCGCCTAATCACAAGACCAACGTAACTGACGTAAGCCAGTTGCAATTGAAGTTGCCGCGCCAAGCGCTCTTCCGGGGGTAAGAGCCGGTCTTCACGATCATCTTTCAACTTCTCCCAAAGCGGGGGCAGATGACGATAGTGCGGGTCGTGGTTGAGAATGTTTGTCCGGTGAACTTGGGCAGGAACCACAGATGCAGGAGGCACCAGCGAATAAAGCCCCCTTTGCTTCAACCCTCTGATTGCACGCAACTGAGACTCCAAATCGCTGAGGGCGCGCTTTCCTGCCTCCAACTGCATCCCAGTCTTGTCATCAAGATATGACTCGCCCCAAAGGCGACAAATATCCTGGCGAAGTCGAAAATGCGTCTGCTCAGAGTCCTGGAACTCCAAAGCTCGCTCCAGTCGTGAATTGACTCCCCGGATGCGAGCCAATCTCCTAGCAAGGTGTCGATCAAGGCGATCTAGTAGCCGCTTGTAGAGCCTGTTCTCATAGATGGCATAGTCGTCCTCGCTGAAACGTGCAAGAACCTTGCGCGGTTGAACACCACTGAGCGTACGCTGCTGCCAGCAATCAGAGTGTGATGCCAGGTGACTTAATGCCGAAGTCGCGAGGCGTCGAGCTCGCGCCACTGGCGCAACCAAGTCGTCATATCGAAGGTCTCTGCGGGGGCGGTCAGATATTGAATGCAGATGACCATCTCTGAGTACCGCCGCCAAGTCGCGCTCGAGTTCTTCGAGCGCGCATTGGGCGGCCATCTCAGCAGGCAGCATGGGTGAGACATTTGCATCATGTGCGTGAGCGATTTTTCCGGCAATGGAAATAATCGCCTCTGCAGACAAATCGGAGTCCGCCTGATCGTCGTCAGACTGATAGATGGCGAGCACTTGCGATTCAGTGTCTTGAGTCCGGATTACGCCCGAGCCGTCATCTGATAGCAGATCACCGGGCTGCAAGCGACTGTGTCCATTGACCACGAGTGGCTCAAGCAAGCAATACCTCCCCGGCAGAAGCGCGTCGGGTAGGCGGCTGATTTTGCTACCCGTAAGACGGTCCAAAAATATCATGCCTCACGCTCCTTGCGGCGACGGTCTTCAGCCAACAAGGCAATGGAACGGCGAGGCTCCGATTTCCACCCCTTCCACACTGTGGTCAGCGCTTGTTCGATGGCGCCAAGATCATCAATGGTCGCATCGTATCTACCAGTGACCTTCCCGCGCCTGAATACTCTGCTGGCAAGCAAATGGTCCAGAGCATCCTCTTTGCGACCGCCGGCAGCCATGTAAACAGGGACAAATCGCATGGCCTGACGTTCGAGTCGATTGCCCCAACCCAAGTCAAAGCGATCCTGCAAGATGCTCGTGAGCGGGCCCGTGGTCAACTCCGCCAACAACTCTGAAACCTCATCAGCGTTTTGTGTCACGGCATCATCGAATCGCTCCATCAAAGATCCATAGCTAAAGCTGGCCTTCGGCTTTGGCTCCACCTTGAATCCCGCTTCGTGGCGGGGAAGCGTCATGACATGAGCACGGTCGTAGGTTTTGTCTGCGAACTCGTTCGTTGTTTCATCGTGGTTAGCAGTGCCTACAAACCAGACGTTGTGGGGAACCCGAATCCTTCGCCCCTCGACCAGCAGCGCTGGGGCGTTCGGCAACTGGCTCTCCGACAAACTGATGAGTCGATCTCTTGGGTCATTCTTTTCGAGCGCCGAGAGGAATTCAGCAAAATACTGCTCCGGGCGCGATAGGTTCATCTCGTCCAGCAAGATGATGTTGCACCGGTCCTTGTAAGCGGCAGTTTGCGCACGGTAGAGACCTTGCAGGCAGTCGCGCTCGTAGAAGCGCTTTTCGAAAGCGTTGTAGTGCCCCAGTAGATCATCACGGTCTCGCCAGCCAGCCTGGACGGCGATGTCGGTGCAATGCCCCCGACAGCCTTTGCAAAGGCCTTCGCCAAGCTTGTTTTGCCTGTGCCGCTGATTCCCTGAAAGATGTGAAGCTGGCTCATGGCCAACCCGGCAATAAGCAGCTGAATATCTTCGAGACGGAAATGAAGTGTTGCACCTTCCTCCGCTTGAGCGATCCTGTGCTGCAATTCAACCGAGAATTTTTTCAGATCAGGAACATCCTGCTCCGGCAGGCTCAGCTCCTTGGCTTTGCGATCCTTGATCCAATCTGCATTGGATGCCGAATCCATCCATGCCATCTGGGGGAACGGCTTTTCGGACTGCTGAGACTGGGTGAGGTCATCCACAGTTTTACCCAGGTCATTCAGCCTTGCACTCAAAATCTGATTGTTCTTTTCGAGGGCACGCTTCTCTTTTTCAAGGTTCTCTTTGTCGCTGACACCGAGACGCAGGCGATGAAGCTGAGCTTTTGCATCAGCTAAGTCCACATGAACCTCATCGAGTTGAGTCTTTTGCTCATCACGAAGTTTTCGCAGTGCCTCATTCTCAGATTGCAGCTGATCATCTTGACTATTTGCAATGTGATTTTCCAACTGAGTGACTCGACGCTTGTGAGCAGCCAAATCGTCAAGAATCTCGCGTGCAGAACGTCCCGCCAATGCTTCTGAGAACTCTCGGTATTGTTCTAGTTTTTGTTCAGTCAAGGTCCAATCACGGTACACTTTTTCGAGGCGAGACTCAGCTCGTTTTCGGGCCTCCGTCAATCTCGCAATTTCCTGGCTGGCCTCGCGAAGTGCATCTTCACGGATCTGTGTCCGTTCGCGCTCTAGCTCTTTCCACTCCGCATCTTGCCGTCGTTGTTGCTGCTGAAGACTTCTCTCCTTGTTTGCAATATCCGCTTCCCGACCCATCAGTTCGGAGGCGCGCGCAGACTCATCGTCACGTGCTTTTTGCTCTGCTTGAAGGATGCCAAGTTGAATTTCTGTCTTCTTAGACTCCAGCTCCACGATCTCTTTTTTTAGGTCACTGAGTGCTGCGACGTTTTGGGCGGCAAAACCGGATCGCGCATCCAGTTCCCGCTTTTCAAGTTCCCGCTCCTTGTCAGCCAGATTTGATTCAGACTTTTTTATCTCGGCTTGTCTTTGCCTCAACTCATCATCGAGTTTGTGGATTTCTTCGGTTCTCTTTTTGTTCTCATCACTTCGGCGAGAGAATGCTTCCTCCTTGCGAACCAGGTCTTCCGTGCGCTTCTGTGCATCCTCATGCAACTCACGAACTCTCTTTGCGACATCAGCGACAGCCGCCAACAGCTTCTCGAGCTCAACCTTTTTCTCAGGTTCGGCTTTCTCCAATTCGCTGACCTGATCTTTGTCCAGGTCGGGGAGCGCCACGACGGAAGCATCGCTTTGCACCAGTGATGCAAGGGAGCCAATGCCAGCAGTTGCTTTCTGCCATGCCGATGCGACTGCACTTTGTGTAGCATTCGTGTTTTGCGCCACTGGGGCTTTGTTCCCCTTATTGTGTTTTGCCATATCAATACCAGCCCTTAAAAATTTGAACCCATTCGATAACGAAATCAGCGTATTCCATTGCTTCGTCTTTGCTTATCTTGTCGCCGCCCGCGTGACCGGCCTTCCGATTTCTCGCGTCAGCCATGTCCAATATTCGATCCAAGGCAAGAACTTGGGGGGAAAGATCCTTGAGAGGATGTGTGGCGTGCTCAATCGTGGAAAGCAGCGCGGCAAACATCAACGCCTTTAATGAACTATTACCTCGAACAAGCGCATTCCGAATCTCTCTCAAATTCTGCGAAGCCAGTCGCCTAACTGTGTCATCGGTGAGTTGGGCCGCTGGGAGTGTTCGTAGAATTTCCGAAGCTAGATCCTTCGTCCAATTCTTGTCCTGGCTCCGATCGGGCAATCTACGGACGTCCACTGGAAATCTCTTCAACAACCATTGAAAAACACTCTCGGCGAGGTTGTGAGTCTCAATCAGCAAACTGGTCAAATCTTCCTGCCAAGTTTTATCTTGGGAGGCCAACAGTGCGTTCCTGCGCAGCACACTGGTCAAGTACCCTGAAATAGCAGGCACTTTGCCAGACCAGCTGTAATCTGCCAGCACAGTTAAATCGATCTGGTTCTCAAGAGACCGCAGCCACTCCTCTGCCGACAATTCATTCGATCGCGTCTCACCCACTGCGTCAGCGATGTAGCGTGCCAGACCCTCGTTACGAGGCAGGACTTCCTGCAATGGCTTGCGCAACCATGATGCCGCCTGCTGAAGACCGAAAGGGTCGGCAACCAGCCAGGGTTGTGGCCCGGCCTCGTCTGGAAAGATCCACGTCCACAACCACATCGGCTGCCCCGAATCCTCGACAAAGCTCAGGCTCTCAATGCGGACACGTGTCGGAAGTTCATCATCACGCTGCTTGGCGTGGTCGTGATCCGTCCGATAGCGCTCGAACGCATCAAATAGCGCCCCCATGTCCAATGCACCTTCCCGGAAATGATTTAGGCGGAACGGTCGATCTTCCTTTCCGGAATCCAGATCACGCAGGAATATCGGATAACCACGTTCATCGATTCGCCTCGCTTCAATTTCAGGAAGTTCTTCAGTGAATCTCGGCAACCAGTTGCCTGAGATCGCGTCCTGATACGCGTATCCCATTCGGACTTCCTCGCTGGCGTCCTGAGTCTCTTCGAGAACACGCTCACCTTGAGTAGTAACGGCACCTAAGGTAGTCATCCAGCCGTTGGGGATCAGCTGTGTGGCAATGATGAACACCACGAGCTCCCGGTCCAGCCCCAGCAGTGCCGCCATTTCCGAGCTGTCCTGGCATCGAGCCCGTGCAAGTCCAAGGATCGCCTGCTGGAACAGATTCAGCTTCAGTACACGCTTTGTTGGATAGAGAACCTTCCAAACTCGAACAGGCCACAGAAACGAACGCCCACCAGGGGGACGACGCGCATCAAAGCGGAGATAGCGATCAGCGACCATTTGCCATATCCTCCCTGCAAAGCTTTAGGAAAGCATTCAGAGCTGGGACGGCTTCCTCGGACTCAGGACATTCAGCCATGCCTTTGTCACCAACGGCAACAAGGAGCTTTCTCTGGCGGCTCATCGCCACATTTAAGCGGTTTGCCAGGCGCAAGTGGCCGTACTTACCATTTAGCAATCGTTCACGCTCACTCCCGTCCTTTTGATCGGAAACGGTTGAGTCGTTAGCTCGCACGATCGACAGGAAGACGAGATCAAACTCTTTGCCTTGGAAAGCGTCGACCGTGCCAACGCGCAGGCGCTCATCACCTGACTCAGTTTGCCGGTAGGATCTTGCGATCCGGATTTCACCGTCCTCCTCCTCGGCAAGGCCTTGGTCGGCGAAAGCGTCAAGAATTAGGTCACATTGAGCGCGGTAAAAACTAATGACGCCAATACTCAATGTCGGTCCACAAGAATCTGTTATCCGCTTGACTTCTTTTGCAATAGCAATTGCCTCAGATCGTCTTTCATAGCCGGGTTTTAGAAATTTTTCTTTCCCGTCCTGCAGAGGCACATCCAACCAAGCAGCACATTTGCCTTGGTAGCCAGGAATCGTGTGGGCGAAATCCTGTGCGGGTCGCCCTGAGTGCAAAACGTCCAGTCCCACAGATTCATAAAACTGCTTGCTGATGAAGTCACCCAGAGTCGGATGCATTCTGTACTGCGTATCGAGCATCACGACGCGCTTGATGTTGTCAACTTTCTCCTGCTCCCTAAGCTGTTTCACCAACCGCTCAAAAAGACTCTGCTCATACGCCTTTGCTTGAGCCTCAGTCAGGCTTTGCCTGGAAATGAGTTCATCTTCCAACTCTCGCTGAACAAGGTGAGGTAGCTGTCGATGGTCGCCAACTAGGATGATGCGACGCCGCGCCATCGCCATGGGAACGAAGAGATCGAGAGGGTTTGCTCTCGCCGCTTCGTCAATGACAACCGTGTCGAACTCAATTCCTTCTGATGCATCTAGATCGCTCAACTCCTTCAAACTGCTCATCGCCTTACCAGCTGACTGTTGGCATGTCGCACCGACAATGCTGGCGTACTCGCGGACCGCTCTCGCTGCCTCATTGGGGGACTGGGCAAGCGCCGCGTGGTACGAGGCCACTACCGCAGAGATGCCACGGCGTGATTGGCGCAAAGGCGCGGCGATTGCGCACTCGATATCGGCCAAGAGACCAAGTGCTTCTCCACTCAACGCCTGCTTCAGCTGCGGGGGCCTGTAGTCGGGGCTCAGTCGATCCAGCATGGCCCGCTTAAAGGCAGCCAATTCAGATAGGTCTGCCTCCGTAGCGTCGGCAACCGTTGAAAGTCGCTGGAGCAACATCCACTCGGACTCTTCGAGTTTGACTCCGCCACGTAGCAGAGTGCGCTCAAGCTGATGAGCTCTGTCCGGGCCGTCATCGGAGAAGCCGATGTGGCTGGTGCGCAGAGCCCGGAGCAATCGCACAAGCCCAGCGGGCTCGTTGGCCTGACGCTGGGTTTCAACTCGTTTCTGCTGAGCCAGGAACTCATCCCACCGATCTTTAATATTGGCCGGGAGACGAACATCCAGAGCGAACAACTGGTGCAACAAAAGATCAATTTGCTCGAACTGTGTTTGGCGTTCCTGTGCCGACAAACTTGCGAGTCTCAATGCTGTGACCCGCCGATCAAGCTCTTTCAAGGGCTGAGTCAGGGGCTCGTTCAGCTGAATCGCATCGAGTCGAACGGCGATTTCCTTTCGTTTGCGTTCACACCAAACACCAACGGGGTCGACGCCGCCTTCGTCACGACGCCCTCGGCCGCCAATGCGAACAGCAGGCAAGCCAAAGACTTCAGCACGATTAAGGGCGTTATCGACGGCGTCGTGCTGGTAACTACTGATCAGCACTTGGTGCTGCAGCGAGTTTTCACCTAGTGTTTCGGCAAGGCGACGCTGCAAAGCAGCAATGACCTGGGTCTTTCCCGTTCCTGGTGGACCAACGATAAGCGCGATATCAGGTGTGTTTATCGCCTTCTCCAATGCCTCAATCTGGCGCTTTGTTGGAGCACCCTTAAAGCAAGCTTTGGCGTAGGCGGATAAGCCATCGAGTTGACGCCGTCGGGCGCTTGGCGGTGCAACCCCTTCCAGCAGGTAGCTCAATTGCGGCAATCGGCGTCCATCATTGATGGATTGCCTTGCACGCGCACGACGGGTCTGTACAGCTTCGTCACCTGATAGAGAGTAGTAGATGAAGCCCTTGGCTGGTGGCCGTTCCGAGCGCCGGTCCTGGCTTGGAATCAAGACAACGCCGTCTTTCTCAAACCGCAATACCCCTCGAACTGGGCGACGCCGTGCCCGGTCGCCTTTCTCCGGTGTGTCTTCAACTTCGGAATCAAGATCGAGTTCTTTCTCACCAAGTTCTACTTGTGTTGTGGCTGATAAACCCAGGGTTTTCCATCGTTTTCGGAAATCCTTCAGGTGGTCAACATCAACTTTTAGAAACCATGCCCAGAGCTCACCCTCGATGAGATCCGCGTTCTTGAACCGAAGAGAGCCAAGCTCTCGCGCGCAATCTCTTGCCTGTTCCCATTCAAGCGCGCCGTATTCCTGCCATAGGCGCAGGTAGCTTCCGTTGTCGCGAAGTGCAGCATCCAGGAGTGCGCGCTGCTCTGTACTCTGGAGCCGAACGGCGACACTGGCATCTTGGAAAGAGATCTTGCCTACGGCCATCGCCACACGTGCATTAGTACCCTTGAGACGTGTGACGCTCATCAGTCTCAGCACGCCCGCATCTCGTTTGACGGTGCCTCGCCACCCCGCTCCAAACAGAACGAAACCTTCATCGGAAACGTTGTCGAAGCGACCAAGAAAGACACGATCCATTTCGGCGGTCGCCGCGTCATCAGCAGCGATGAATTGATCTGTCAACCAATCCACGGCCGCCTGTACGTCCGGTGCGGAAATCACACCCCTACTGGCCAATTGCTCCGCAATGGCCTCATCAACAGAAATCGCCATATCCAACTGGATCTGCTCGACCAAATCCAACGATTGAAGGTGGAGAACCTTTTCGTGTCGATTTCTTAAGACCCACAGTGTCAAGCCACGCTGCACCCGAATCGCAGTTCGATCTTGGCTTCCGACTACTTTGCCGACGCAGACGAAATCCCCCTGACGGAGAAGATAGTCATTGCCGTGTGCCTGCACTGATACTGCCTCGCCGATCTGCCAATCAGCATCCAAGTCGTCACAAGAGAATTGGACAAGTTCACTCGATAGGAGAGAAAAATCGCAGAGTTTCATCGTTGGCTCACCAGTTGAAACGCCATACGACGTGCTCTTCTTCTACTGCCCCTAGATGGAGCCAGAAAGACACACCTGAACGACTTTCTGATTTAAGCCGCTGTCGACGCGCAACGGCTACGACTTTGTCGTCAGATGCTCTCTGCAAGGAAACTCGCGCACCGGCGGAGGGCTCTATCCACAACCCATCCTTGGCAAGTTGAACCGTACATAGCGGACTCGCATCCGCGTACAAGGACGTTCCCAAGGGCAAGGTTTTCAATTCGGCTGGGCTCACGCTTAACACCAGGGCCTTACCTGTGCGAGTCCAGCACTCCTTGCGAATCAACGACTCAGGAACATCCTCCGTCAAGCCCTCCCGGAGCAGCTCGGGCGGCATATAGCGATATTCCTGCAGCAGGATCGTCCGATTCTTGTCCTGAGCGTGATCACAAAATGGACAAGTCTGTTTTGGGGTGTAGAAGAACGTACTGCCACAGGACTCGCATTGATCGCAATGACCTGTGGCAGCCTCGAAGGCATCAGCCCATTCACTCAGACTAGGTCGCTCACCTGGACTATTCAGCCCCGCATTGAAGCATCGTTCAAACAACGCACGCAGTGGCGCGTTGAGCGTGATCTCGCGTGGCAGACCAATCGACAAGGCATTGCTGCGATCAACTGGGTGATCTACCCAAGGGAGTTCGCCACGGAGAGCCGCCTCTTCACGCTCCGGCTCACCTTCAAGGACAACGTCTCCCTTGAGTGGGTGAACCAGCGTGAGGATGCGATATGCCATGACCGCAAAACTCCAACTGTCTGTCAGCGTATTGATGCCAGTCTCCCCCCGGAGAATCTCGGGTGCACCGTAATCAGGAGTGAAGACGCCTTGCTGACCATCACGCGACTGACTCGCAACGTTGTCGGCAT
This window harbors:
- a CDS encoding DUF2357 domain-containing protein, which translates into the protein MIFLDRLTGSKISRLPDALLPGRYCLLEPLVVNGHSRLQPGDLLSDDGSGVIRTQDTESQVLAIYQSDDDQADSDLSAEAIISIAGKIAHAHDANVSPMLPAEMAAQCALEELERDLAAVLRDGHLHSISDRPRRDLRYDDLVAPVARARRLATSALSHLASHSDCWQQRTLSGVQPRKVLARFSEDDYAIYENRLYKRLLDRLDRHLARRLARIRGVNSRLERALEFQDSEQTHFRLRQDICRLWGESYLDDKTGMQLEAGKRALSDLESQLRAIRGLKQRGLYSLVPPASVVPAQVHRTNILNHDPHYRHLPPLWEKLKDDREDRLLPPEERLARQLQLQLAYVSYVGLVIRRALERYGLRRVDGNFIFSWAGRSFVLRRDGHDWVVTQSQGSILRIVPIAWFGASINISESLEPGRIVCWPGVPTSVASPQSLPVSPLDLYVVEKVGKLIDEWMLRQLLQGHGRKLGPLPTPSKTLTEAWPEQFESISSTHVRILAPVDAQKAAELKASLKGSANSQVEDAVGDAIEQIATLAELCGHQARFVRAQQQQDFYCQCGTCQATWSLKTTGKSRRFSIRPKGASAIQEEVGFLWSGRDWLEFDLNADQ
- a CDS encoding protein kinase domain-containing protein → MSTTTAEAPKKNRTVLDQHGQSYELTGRIGEGGQGIVCTTNYPNVLVKVARATTEEKRASWTNKIRALMRQPLEGLPIAHPLALITQPQPGYVMELMDGLAPMTELMQVATDSLMSDDGLSGYVKTGGLLRRLKMLARLARVLAQLHGRGLAYGDLSPANVFASQSLEYAEVWLIDADNVASQSRDGQQGVFTPDYGAPEILRGETGINTLTDSWSFAVMAYRILTLVHPLKGDVVLEGEPEREEAALRGELPWVDHPVDRSNALSIGLPREITLNAPLRALFERCFNAGLNSPGERPSLSEWADAFEAATGHCDQCESCGSTFFYTPKQTCPFCDHAQDKNRTILLQEYRYMPPELLREGLTEDVPESLIRKECWTRTGKALVLSVSPAELKTLPLGTSLYADASPLCTVQLAKDGLWIEPSAGARVSLQRASDDKVVAVARRQRLKSESRSGVSFWLHLGAVEEEHVVWRFNW
- a CDS encoding DEAD/DEAH box helicase, giving the protein MKLCDFSLLSSELVQFSCDDLDADWQIGEAVSVQAHGNDYLLRQGDFVCVGKVVGSQDRTAIRVQRGLTLWVLRNRHEKVLHLQSLDLVEQIQLDMAISVDEAIAEQLASRGVISAPDVQAAVDWLTDQFIAADDAATAEMDRVFLGRFDNVSDEGFVLFGAGWRGTVKRDAGVLRLMSVTRLKGTNARVAMAVGKISFQDASVAVRLQSTEQRALLDAALRDNGSYLRLWQEYGALEWEQARDCARELGSLRFKNADLIEGELWAWFLKVDVDHLKDFRKRWKTLGLSATTQVELGEKELDLDSEVEDTPEKGDRARRRPVRGVLRFEKDGVVLIPSQDRRSERPPAKGFIYYSLSGDEAVQTRRARARQSINDGRRLPQLSYLLEGVAPPSARRRQLDGLSAYAKACFKGAPTKRQIEALEKAINTPDIALIVGPPGTGKTQVIAALQRRLAETLGENSLQHQVLISSYQHDAVDNALNRAEVFGLPAVRIGGRGRRDEGGVDPVGVWCERKRKEIAVRLDAIQLNEPLTQPLKELDRRVTALRLASLSAQERQTQFEQIDLLLHQLFALDVRLPANIKDRWDEFLAQQKRVETQRQANEPAGLVRLLRALRTSHIGFSDDGPDRAHQLERTLLRGGVKLEESEWMLLQRLSTVADATEADLSELAAFKRAMLDRLSPDYRPPQLKQALSGEALGLLADIECAIAAPLRQSRRGISAVVASYHAALAQSPNEAARAVREYASIVGATCQQSAGKAMSSLKELSDLDASEGIEFDTVVIDEAARANPLDLFVPMAMARRRIILVGDHRQLPHLVQRELEDELISRQSLTEAQAKAYEQSLFERLVKQLREQEKVDNIKRVVMLDTQYRMHPTLGDFISKQFYESVGLDVLHSGRPAQDFAHTIPGYQGKCAAWLDVPLQDGKEKFLKPGYERRSEAIAIAKEVKRITDSCGPTLSIGVISFYRAQCDLILDAFADQGLAEEEDGEIRIARSYRQTESGDERLRVGTVDAFQGKEFDLVFLSIVRANDSTVSDQKDGSERERLLNGKYGHLRLANRLNVAMSRQRKLLVAVGDKGMAECPESEEAVPALNAFLKLCREDMANGR